One Helianthus annuus cultivar XRQ/B chromosome 7, HanXRQr2.0-SUNRISE, whole genome shotgun sequence genomic region harbors:
- the LOC110885304 gene encoding parthenolide synthase, producing MEIFSIFLSWLLTTALVLFMFCMFLHPLRSNRSSITAPKLPPNPPNLPIIGNLHKLIGKPRHQALWQLSKEYGPVMLFYIGSKPYLIISSPAMAKQVLKTQDHVFCSRPLSKAVKRLTYNYMDIAFSPHSDHQREMRKILVSEFLGPKRARWFNHVLVTEIETMVRALGSHPPNVAVNLNKLFLALVKGVVCKVAFGNNYRQQPNKGPSWEVVVDEGLEMLGGSLGDSFPWVGPFIDQVSGSTSMLETCFTNLDTYIESIIDDHKNQIAEVIDDEKDFVYTLLELSSEDNTSGHRLTKEDIKALILDVLTGGVDTTVVTLEWAMSEIARNVRVKQKLQTEIRNNTGRKPKIDVLDITKLTYLKMAVKETLRLHAPAPLMIPHECMSHCQIGGYDVLPGTTALINAWGIGRDPSIWGENAAEFYPERFEKFEVDFEMVPFGGGRRSCPAMNTAPATVEFVLANLLYWFDWEVPDGVKNEDLNMQEEGTLVLRKKVPLCLVPTNYNWDD from the exons ATGGAGATCTTCTCCATCTTCCTTTCATGGCTTCTTACAACAGCATTAGTTTTATTCATGTTCTGCATGTTTCTACACCCTCTAAGATCAAATAGATCATCCATAACAGCCCCTAAACTCCCCCCAAACCCTCCAAATCTTCCAATAATTGGAAACTTGCACAAACTAATAGGTAAACCTCGTCACCAAGCCCTTTGGCAACTCTCCAAAGAATATGGTCCAGTTATGCTATTTTATATTGGCTCAAAACCATACCTTATCATCTCTTCCCCTGCCATGGCCAAACAGGTCTTGAAAACACAAGATCATGTATTTTGTTCCCGTCCATTGTCCAAGGCCGTGAAGCGGCTAACTTACAATTACATGGACATCGCATTCTCCCCTCATAGCGATCACCAGAGGGAGATGCGCAAGATTTTGGTGTCTGAGTTCCTTGGTCCCAAGAGAGCTCGATGGTTTAACCATGTACTGGTGACCGAGATTGAAACCATGGTTCGTGCTCTAGGGTCGCATCCACCAAATGTTGCAGTAAACCTAAACAAGTTGTTTTTAGCATTGGTCAAGGGGGTGGTGTGCAAGGTGGCATTTGGTAACAATTATAGACAACAACCGAATAAGGGTCCGTCATGGGAAGTGGTGGTTGATGAAGGCCTGGAAATGTTGGGTGGATCGCTTGGGGATTCTTTTCCATGGGTAGGTCCATTTATTGACCAGGTTAGCGGATCGACCAGTATGCTGGAGACATGCTTTACTAATCTCGATACATACATCGAGTCGATCATCGATGATCATAAGAATCAAATTGCAGAAGTAATTGATGATGAAAAGGATTTTGTGTATACTTTACTTGAGTTGTCTTCCGAAGATAATACTTCTGGCCATCGGTTGACCAAAGAAGATATCAAAGCGCTTATATTG GACGTACTCACTGGCGGAGTTGATACGACTGTTGTGACGTTGGAGTGGGCAATGTCTGAGATCGCTAGAAACGTTAGAGTGAAGCAAAAGTTGCAAACTGAAATCCGAAACAACACAGGACGAAAACCAAAAATAGATGTATTGGACATCACAAAATTGACATACTTGAAAATGGCGGTAAAAGAAACATTAAGACTACATGCTCCAGCCCCATTGATGATCCCCCACGAATGCATGAGCCATTGTCAAATTGGCGGTTACGACGTCTTACCTGGGACAACTGCTTTAATCAACGCGTGGGGGATAGGAAGAGATCCAAGCATTTGGGGAGAGAATGCGGCTGAGTTCTACCCAGAAAGGTTTGAGAAGTTTGAGGTTGATTTTGAGATGGTCCCGTTTGGGGGTGGACGAAGATCATGTCCAGCAATGAACACGGCTCCTGCAACTGTTGAGTTTGTGTTAGCAAATCTGCTTTACTGGTTTGATTGGGAAGTTCCCGATGGAGTGAAGAATGAAGATTTGAACATGCAAGAAGAGGGTACCTTAGTTCTCCGAAAGAAAGTACCACTTTGCCTTGTGCCTACAAATTATAATTGGGATGATTAA